The Sinorhizobium alkalisoli genomic interval GCAGGCCGACGAGGTCTCGGGTTTTTGCCTTTGACCGGTTGAGGCCGACATCGGCGATGCGCATGGCTGCCTCGTGCAGCGGATGCAGCCGAAGACCCGAAGACCTCGTCTTTTTCCGGGGTGCCACGGGGATGCCCGGAGCATTCTCGTTCATTGCCATGACTGACCTCGTTTACGATGTACAAATCCGAGGAAACAGCCGGAAGAGACGCATCCGGCCGTCAATGTCGTATGCGCTTACTGTTGGCTCGCCCAGCAGGCAAAGCCCTTCTTTTTCAGGAACTTGCATGCGTTGACCGCTTTGCCCTGGTCGCCAAATCCACCGAAGCGAGCGCGGTAGACCTGGGCCGAGCCATCGCCGAATGCGACCGTGAAGGGCGTCGCATCGCGCAAAAGTTTGCCGCCTTTTTCCTTGGCATTGTCGAGCAGGGTCACGGCTTGCGCCCGGTCCGGCGTCGCGCCGATCTGAATTACCCAGCCTTGCGGCACCGCCTTTGCTTCAGCCCGCACCTCGGCCTCGGCTGCCGCACCGGACTTCGCGACCGAATTGGTGACCTGGGCGTCGACGTCGCGGGAGGTCGCGGGCTGCCGGGCGAGCTTGGCACTTTGAGCGTCCAGGGTGTTCGGTGCGATCTTGCCGGAGAGGACAGGATTGTCGGAGGCAGGCCTTGTTTCCGCATAGGCCAACTCAACGCTTCCCTCGGCTTCGCCGCTATAGCGGAAGTCTGGAACCGGGCCGGTATGCGGCAATTCCGTCGCAGCCAGCGTGGCGGCTTGCGAGGCGGTTTCCGCGACGGCGACCGGAGCCGCCGGCGTCTGTGCGATCAGGTTGCCGCTGCCGCGACGGGATGCCTCGGGCATGTATTTGGCGACCAGTTTGCGCATCTGCGCGTCACGAGCGCCGCCGGAGGTTCCGCCCATGACGACCGCGACAATGCTGCGTCCGTCGAGTTGTGCCGAAGTGACCAGGTTGAAGCCGGAGGCGCGCGTGTAACCGGTCTTGATGCCGTCGACGCCGCGTACATTGCCGAGCAGACGATTGTGGTTTCCGATCGTTTGCTTGCCGAAACGGAAGCTGCGTGTCGAGAAATAGTCGTAATATTGCGGGAAATGCTGCCGGAGCGCGAGGCCGAGCCGTGCCTGGTCGCGCGCGGTGGTCCGTTGTTCCGAATTCGGCAGGCCGTTCGCGTTGCGGTAGGTCGTACGCGTCATGCCGAGTGCACGCGCCTTGTTCGTCATCATGCGGGCGAAGCGCTGCTCGGAGCCACCGAGAAGTTCCCCCAGCGCTGTTGCGGAGTCGTTGGCCGAGCGCGTAACGAGCGACAGGATCGCCTGTTCCACAGTGATCGATTGGCCGGCCCGGACACCCAGCTTCGATGGCGGCTCCGACGCGGCATTCTTTGAGAACGGCACCGGCGTGGACTTGCTGATGCGCCCGGCTTCAAGCGCCTCGAAGGTCAGATAAAGGGTCATCATCTTTGTCAGCGAAGCCGGATAACGCAGCTCGTCGGCCGAATCGCCGTATAGCACCTTGCCGGTTTTGGCATCGACGACGATGCCGGCATATTTCGGGTTGGCGAGGGCGGGTGTCGAGAGTGCCGAAACGGCAAGTATGCCGGCAAGGATAATTCTCCCAACGACTTTTGCAAGAACGCTTGACGGACGCTTCGCGCGATCAAGAAAAACGGATTGAGACACTGCGCTGCTCTTCATTCTTATTTCGGGGGTGCCGTCCGGACGTCGTTTCCTGAAACGACCGTTCCCGGCACTCTAGCGGGATAGCGTTACCAATCGGTTTATGATGAATGATTGGTTTGCGGGGGATGGCCGTTTGTTCGGTAGCGGGACCGGCTGGCCTTCTCGGCCGGCAGCTTGCCTCCAGCACGACTCTTCGACAAAATCACGGCACGAGCCGAGCCTGAATGAAAGACTCCACCGATTCATCGATTGCTTGCCATTTGGGCAGCAACCTCGCCGAGAAACGATAGATAGCGGTGAGATCCTTACCGATGTGGACGTCGCGCTGGCAATCGGCGCTGGAGGACGCTGTTTCGCTCTCAGGCACGAGGCAACGCAGCACATAATCTGGACGCCCGGGGCGGGTGGCGGTGAAGAAAACCTCGCCCGCATAGCCGGAATTCGGTTTGGCCTCATATCTCATGAGGCCGGCGGGGCCAGGGCGAGCTACATCTTCGAGGACATGGCGATAGATGGGGTCAAGCCGGCCCGACATGTCGCGCGACATTGTGCTCTGCGCGATCTGGAGGAAGATCAGCTTCTCCGGGTGGCTGACATCGTTGAAGAAGTGCCGGGTCTCGTCACTATAGCCTTCGAGCGCGGGCCAGGTGAGGTAGAGATCGACACGCTCCGCGATGCGCGTCGCCCGTTGGCTTTCGAAGCGGATAATGTTGGCGGGCAGGCGCAAATGATCCTGTCCTATGAAGATGTCGTAGGTCTGCCGGCTCGATGTGTGTCCGGCGAGCGCGAGACTCTCTCCTAGCCGTTGCCCGGTGAAGGAAACGGCAAGCGCCAGTACCGCCAGCAATGCAATGACGCCGGCAACCTTGTATACGAAGCGCGGCGAAAGAAGAGGCAGAAATTCCGGCTCGTGGGCTTCCGGCGTGTTCATGAGGGGCCGTCGGTAGGGGGGCTGGTCTTGAAATCACTCTCGCTCGGCCGAATGGCGTCATTCTTCCGGCAAAGATCGCCTTCCGAGGTTCTTCGAATAGGGTTAATTTTGATTGAAGATCCGCGGCGCGGCTCGTCGGCCAAAAAAGGAGAGGCCGGTTCCGGGGACAATCGGAACCGGCCGTGGGCTTGGCCTCGAGGGGACGAGGATTTGACCGAAGCCCGGGCGGAGGCGCCGACGCCGGCGGCGTTGGCGAATGCATCACCTATTCGGCGCGCACGCTGCCGACGGCAACGGTGCGGCCGTCCTGAAGTTTCACCCAGCGGCCGGCATGTTCCGAGGATTGCCGCTTGAGAAAGGTGTATTCGGTCTCGGACCAGCGGAGCACCTTGTTGCGCATGTTATCGAGGATGAAGTCGCCGCGGTCGGTACGCACGGTCAGAACAGCGTGGCCGTCGCCGTTCGGCTGCAGCACGACGGTGATCAGCAGATCAGCGGGGGAAAAGCCGCGCTCGATCAGCCTGCGGCGTTTCAGGAGCACGTAGTCCTCGCAGTCGCCGACTGCATCCGGAAAGCCCCACCTTTCTTCCTCGCCGTAGATCTCGAAGTCCGTCAATGGCATGATGGCCTGATTGACCTCGTGATTTACTTCCAGAATGGCCTTCCATCCGGCGCGCGTTAGTACGGTCGGCCCATCATCGGGGCCGAGCGGCCCGCACTCAGTGGCATGGGTCTTGCAGAACTCGTAGTGGCCGACGGGGGGATTGGTCGCGCCGCCGACGACCATGTTTGCCGGAAGGGCGAAGGCGGGGCCCGCCAGAAAGCCGGCCACGGCAACTGCGATCGTCTTCGTGATCATCTTGTGCATGTTTGTCTCCCCGTTGTGGTTCGACATTGGCACAGAGTTTTTTATTGGCGGCGAATTTCGGTGGTAAAAACAAGTACAAATTCAGTAGTTATTCGAATAAATCAAGTATAAAATTTGAATTGCATTCGAGTTGAATGTGATTCAAATTTTAGTTGATCTCGCCGCGCCTGCGCAGCGCGGGCTAGCATGCATCCTGCAATGGCTTGGAAAATAAGGAAAAGTGGCCCGTCCTTCGAGTCCTGATCCCTCGTGATCTGGATCAGGAGGTGGCCTGCGGGGTCTACGGTCTCAATGTACCGGAGTGGGAATGCCGTAAGGATCGGTTTACCAGAAGGTATTTCTTTCTGGTGCATGTAATTATACAGAACGAGATTTCGCAGCGCCACGGTGGGACAGGTATCCAACTGCCCGGTCGCGGAAATTTCGGTATCTGTCGACGCGACGCACGGGATTGTGCCGTGGGCGAGGCTGGTCCGATCGACAGACCGTTCTCCTTGCCGAATGACGGACCGCTACAAGCCGCGTCAATGATGATCGTCGGTCAAGCAGATGCGTCGGTAGGGAGATCGCTGCCCACGCACTTTAGCAGCACCGTGCGTCTTTTCAGCCGCGAACGGTCCCGTAACTCTTGAAGCTGCGCATCGAGCTTTCCCGGAAATCGTTGACGATTTTTCGGCCGACGCATTTGCCGCAGCTCGCAGCGGGTCGTGTCAAAGGAATTCGGTGAGAGCTTCGCGGGACTGGACGCCGGAGAACTCGATGGCGACGCCTTCCTGGAAATGGCGCACGATTCGGCCCCGCATATGGCTGCCGAGCTTTACGGGCGTGCCGATGGCGGGGCGAAGTTCGATATCGACCGCGGCCCCGGACAGGGAGAGGTCGATGATCCGGCATCGGAATTTCTCGCCGGTATCGACCGTAAGCTCCGTCACTGTCTTGCGCGGTGCAAGCCGGTCGTGGCGCCGGTCCTCGGGGAGGCCGAGTTCGTGCTTGTTGGCGATCCAGGTGAGTTGCGCCGCGAGCTTTTCGCGCTTGCGTTCCGTGGCGTTGAGCTGGATGACGAATGCATCCTCGGCAAGTTTCGCAACGGTGCCTTCGAGCCGTCCGAGATGATCGATATAGGCAATGATGCGCTCGCCGGCGCGCGGCCGCGCCGCCGTTGAAAAGAGCACGTCGCCGGGCGACATATCGACGACGGTGCAATCATATTCATCGCGGTTGGCAAGCATCAGCCGTCCCGAAAGATTGACCGAGACGCGCTGGAAGGCGCTTTCCTGGTGTGGTTTCGTACCGCCGTTTTGTGCGTGCTGAAACGAGAACATGGTCACTCTGCAATCGACGTATCTACACGCGTTAGGATAGGCCTTGCCGGTTAATAGAAGGTTCGTCGCAGAATCAATTCTGTATCGATTCAGTCGCGGCGGCCGCCGTCGAGCACACGCAGATTGAGCACACGACCCCGGGCATGGCCGGCCTCGATGCCGATGTTCGCGGCGGCAGGGGGAGTGTTTACGTCTTTGCGCGACATATCGTGATCGCGATGGAGAACGCTGAGACCGCTTGTGGCGAGTGCTGTGATTGGCGTCAAATGCAACCAGCGCGGGCAGGTAAGCGGCGAAAGGGTTCCTAGCACCCGGTCATTCCTGCCGTCCGCGGAGGCGAGTGGTGCAAGCAGCAGTTCCAATTCGATCTCATCGCCAGCGGCCGTCCTGCCGAAGGCAGAAACAAGCATCGGCGTGCATTGCGCCATCACCCGCCCGGCAACCCGGTCAAGATCCGTCATTTCCTTCTCCTCCCAGAGCGCCGAAAACGGCTGATCACGCAGTTCGCTCCCGAAAAGCGTGCAGATGCGGGTGCCGGCGAGGCGGAAGCGAATGGGGCCGCTAACCTGTCTTTGCAGAATGAAGACATCCGGCAGCAGCAACCGGATGTCGCCGGGCGAGATTTCATCGCGCCGGGGGAGATTGCGATCACCCCGAAGGGTGTTCCAGTAACGAAACAGGTCAACGGACGTTCTGCTGCGCATATCCTTATGTCCTCATGACGTGGGAGGCGTGCTGTTTCAAAACGATACAGCCGACCGCCTCGGGCGCGACCCTGCAGAGAGCGGAGCGATTTTCATGCCAGGTGGAAATTAAGGTTAATGACTGGTTGCGATTGCAAGTCTCGCCTTGCGTTGGCATTGCTTGGCCATCACTTCACGAAGCGTTGCTTCGGCACATCGATTGGAGCCCGGTGATTGGGGCAGGCCGTCCAGCTTTTTTTTCTGGACGGCCATTTTTCCTTTGCTTATGCCTTTGCCTGCCGTCCGACGGACGCATCGCCGCTGCTCCGGTCAGCCGGCGTTTTGATAGGAAGAGAAGCCATGCAAAGAGATCAGTCGGCAACGCCGGTCGAAGCGGATGCCGAGGGCGCGCCCGAGCGCCATCGCGAGCCTGCCTTCAATCTCCCGGCGAGCCTGAGCGGCATTCTTCTGTTTCTCGTCGCAGTGCACGCGTTGCGGACCTATGTACTGTCGGCTGCGGTGGACGAGGAAGTGATCCTCAACTTTGCCTTTCTCCCGGCGCGCTACACGATCCCGCTCGACGCCCAGGGACTTGCCTGGCTGTGGACGCCCGTGACCTATTCCTTTCTCCACGGGAGCTGGGAGCACTTGATTTTCAACATCTTCTGGATGGTCGCCTTCGGCGCGCCCGTTATACGCCGCATCGGCCCCGCGCGGCTGGCCGTGTTCTGGTGTCTCTCGGCGGCAGCGGCTGTTGCCCTGCACGTGGTCTTCCATTGGGGGGAGATGGTCATTGTGGTTGGCGCTTCCGGCGTGGTGTCCGGCTTCATGGGCGCGGCGGTGCGTTTCGTGTTTTCGCCGAGCGGGCGCGTCAGCCGCCAGTTCGCGCATCTCAACCGCCGCCTTTCCCTGACCGAGACGCTTGCCAATCGCTCGGCACT includes:
- a CDS encoding rhomboid family intramembrane serine protease — protein: MQRDQSATPVEADAEGAPERHREPAFNLPASLSGILLFLVAVHALRTYVLSAAVDEEVILNFAFLPARYTIPLDAQGLAWLWTPVTYSFLHGSWEHLIFNIFWMVAFGAPVIRRIGPARLAVFWCLSAAAAVALHVVFHWGEMVIVVGASGVVSGFMGAAVRFVFSPSGRVSRQFAHLNRRLSLTETLANRSALVFTGIWFLTNFLVALGLFSAGGIGSIAWEAHIGGFLFGFFLFGWFDPRR
- a CDS encoding transglutaminase-like cysteine peptidase; amino-acid sequence: MHKMITKTIAVAVAGFLAGPAFALPANMVVGGATNPPVGHYEFCKTHATECGPLGPDDGPTVLTRAGWKAILEVNHEVNQAIMPLTDFEIYGEEERWGFPDAVGDCEDYVLLKRRRLIERGFSPADLLITVVLQPNGDGHAVLTVRTDRGDFILDNMRNKVLRWSETEYTFLKRQSSEHAGRWVKLQDGRTVAVGSVRAE
- a CDS encoding D-alanyl-D-alanine carboxypeptidase, which produces MRMKSSAVSQSVFLDRAKRPSSVLAKVVGRIILAGILAVSALSTPALANPKYAGIVVDAKTGKVLYGDSADELRYPASLTKMMTLYLTFEALEAGRISKSTPVPFSKNAASEPPSKLGVRAGQSITVEQAILSLVTRSANDSATALGELLGGSEQRFARMMTNKARALGMTRTTYRNANGLPNSEQRTTARDQARLGLALRQHFPQYYDYFSTRSFRFGKQTIGNHNRLLGNVRGVDGIKTGYTRASGFNLVTSAQLDGRSIVAVVMGGTSGGARDAQMRKLVAKYMPEASRRGSGNLIAQTPAAPVAVAETASQAATLAATELPHTGPVPDFRYSGEAEGSVELAYAETRPASDNPVLSGKIAPNTLDAQSAKLARQPATSRDVDAQVTNSVAKSGAAAEAEVRAEAKAVPQGWVIQIGATPDRAQAVTLLDNAKEKGGKLLRDATPFTVAFGDGSAQVYRARFGGFGDQGKAVNACKFLKKKGFACWASQQ
- a CDS encoding PAS domain-containing protein, translated to MRSRTSVDLFRYWNTLRGDRNLPRRDEISPGDIRLLLPDVFILQRQVSGPIRFRLAGTRICTLFGSELRDQPFSALWEEKEMTDLDRVAGRVMAQCTPMLVSAFGRTAAGDEIELELLLAPLASADGRNDRVLGTLSPLTCPRWLHLTPITALATSGLSVLHRDHDMSRKDVNTPPAAANIGIEAGHARGRVLNLRVLDGGRRD
- a CDS encoding PilZ domain-containing protein: MFSFQHAQNGGTKPHQESAFQRVSVNLSGRLMLANRDEYDCTVVDMSPGDVLFSTAARPRAGERIIAYIDHLGRLEGTVAKLAEDAFVIQLNATERKREKLAAQLTWIANKHELGLPEDRRHDRLAPRKTVTELTVDTGEKFRCRIIDLSLSGAAVDIELRPAIGTPVKLGSHMRGRIVRHFQEGVAIEFSGVQSREALTEFL